A stretch of the Halomonas sp. CH40 genome encodes the following:
- the purN gene encoding phosphoribosylglycinamide formyltransferase, translating to MSSNVTPDAITSELPAIPADAPSIVVLISGSGSNLQALIDAQAHNQLSGKIVAVISNEPDAYGLTRAHDAGIDAVVLPHREYDSREAYDGALIKVIERHQPDIIVLAGFMRILTPRFVQRFLGKMLNIHPSLLPAYQGLNTHARVLADGASEHGCSVHFVTEELDGGPVAIQAALKIAADDTEATLKEKIHAREHLILPIAVNWFLDGRLQYSGTGATLDGVALPPEGLRLSHEDAADELDEA from the coding sequence ATGAGCAGCAATGTGACCCCTGATGCGATCACCAGCGAGTTGCCTGCCATACCTGCCGATGCGCCGAGCATTGTCGTGCTGATTTCGGGCAGTGGCAGCAACCTTCAGGCGTTGATTGATGCGCAGGCCCATAACCAGCTGAGCGGCAAGATTGTGGCGGTCATCTCCAACGAACCGGATGCCTATGGGCTAACCCGTGCCCATGATGCCGGGATTGATGCCGTGGTGCTTCCCCACCGGGAATATGACAGCCGCGAGGCCTATGATGGCGCCTTGATCAAGGTGATTGAACGCCACCAGCCGGATATTATCGTGCTGGCCGGTTTTATGCGCATCCTGACGCCGCGCTTCGTGCAGCGTTTTCTCGGCAAGATGCTTAATATCCATCCGTCGTTGCTTCCCGCTTACCAGGGCCTTAACACCCACGCCCGGGTATTGGCGGACGGCGCCAGCGAACACGGTTGCAGCGTTCACTTCGTGACCGAAGAGCTGGATGGCGGCCCAGTGGCAATTCAGGCGGCGTTAAAGATTGCTGCCGACGATACGGAAGCCACCCTGAAAGAGAAAATCCATGCCCGTGAACATCTGATTTTACCGATCGCGGTGAACTGGTTCCTCGATGGCCGTCTGCAATACAGCGGCACTGGCGCTACCCTGGATGGCGTTGCCCTGCCACCGGAAGGTCTGCGGTTAAGCCATGAGGACGCAGCGGACGAACTCGACGAAGCCTGA
- the purM gene encoding phosphoribosylformylglycinamidine cyclo-ligase has product MTQTPSSTSQPSLSYKDAGVDIDAGNALVERIKHVAKRTSRPEVMGGLGGFGALCELPKNYREPVLVSGTDGVGTKLRLAMDLGKHDTIGIDLVAMCVNDLIVAGAEPLLFLDYYATGKLNVDIAADVVNGIGTGCEQAGCALVGGETAEMPGMYEGDDYDLAGFCVGVVEKSEILDGSRVDEGDVLLGLASSGPHSNGYSLIRKILEVSDASLDTPIDGMPLSAALMAPTRIYVKPLLSLMRDTDIPVHALSHITGGGLLENIPRVLPDHLAAHINLDSWQRPEVFNWLQSNGNVDETEMHRVLNCGIGMVVVVPAAQAEQAREHLQAQGESVYTLGNIVTRTAEAVTLEKMGV; this is encoded by the coding sequence ATGACCCAGACGCCTTCATCAACTTCTCAACCATCGCTTAGCTATAAAGATGCTGGCGTTGATATTGACGCAGGCAATGCCCTTGTCGAACGTATCAAGCACGTTGCCAAGCGTACCTCTCGCCCTGAAGTGATGGGCGGGCTAGGCGGTTTCGGTGCCCTGTGTGAGCTACCCAAAAACTACCGTGAACCGGTGCTGGTCTCCGGCACTGACGGTGTGGGCACAAAATTACGCCTTGCCATGGATCTTGGCAAACATGACACCATTGGCATTGATCTGGTGGCCATGTGTGTCAACGATCTTATCGTTGCTGGCGCCGAGCCGCTGCTGTTTCTTGACTACTATGCCACGGGCAAACTCAATGTCGATATCGCCGCCGATGTGGTCAATGGCATTGGCACTGGCTGCGAACAGGCAGGCTGCGCCCTGGTAGGCGGCGAAACTGCCGAAATGCCGGGCATGTATGAAGGTGATGACTACGACCTGGCCGGCTTCTGTGTGGGCGTCGTCGAAAAATCCGAGATTCTTGATGGCAGCCGCGTCGATGAAGGTGACGTACTGCTGGGGCTTGCCTCATCCGGCCCGCATTCCAACGGCTATTCGCTGATTCGCAAGATCCTTGAGGTCAGCGATGCATCACTCGACACTCCGATTGATGGCATGCCGCTCAGCGCTGCCCTCATGGCCCCTACCCGTATCTATGTAAAACCCCTGCTATCGCTGATGCGCGATACTGATATTCCGGTGCATGCCCTGTCACATATTACCGGTGGCGGCCTGCTGGAAAATATTCCGCGGGTTCTACCGGATCATCTTGCTGCGCATATCAACCTGGACAGCTGGCAGCGCCCTGAGGTGTTCAACTGGCTGCAGAGCAACGGCAACGTTGATGAAACCGAAATGCATCGGGTGCTGAACTGCGGCATCGGCATGGTGGTGGTGGTTCCCGCCGCACAGGCTGAGCAGGCGCGTGAACATTTACAGGCCCAGGGGGAAAGCGTCTATACCCTGGGCAATATCGTCACACGTACCGCTGAGGCCGTGACGCTGGAGAAAATGGGCGTATGA
- a CDS encoding AI-2E family transporter translates to MRHSWWGMIFLVVLAGLIFLLDAVLMPFVAGMILAYLADPLADRFERWGMRRVLAVTSVFLIMVLVLVISLLIIVPLIIQQAKQFGESLPAIFEWVKNVLAPKLEEWAGYDLQAEMDNIQQVLTKNWRDAGGYLAQALGQIGRSGMALVSWVTFLALVPVVTFYLLLDWDHLMQRLADLVPRRWLADTLRLAGRCDEVLSAFLRGQLLVMLCLGVLYALGLSLLGLRFGLLIGFVSGLASIVPFLGFIVGLTIALLVAVFQMGTIWAILGVIAIFAAGQMIESVVLQPKLLGDKIGLHPVAVIFAVLVGGELFGFTGVLLALPAAAVIMVLLREAHDRYKNSSLYEEGSTVTQDAKVKGQLEERGSHDGRDSS, encoded by the coding sequence ATGCGCCATTCGTGGTGGGGGATGATATTTCTGGTGGTGCTGGCAGGGCTTATCTTCCTGCTGGATGCAGTACTGATGCCCTTTGTGGCAGGGATGATTCTGGCTTATCTGGCGGACCCTCTGGCAGACCGTTTCGAGCGCTGGGGGATGCGTCGTGTTCTGGCCGTCACCAGCGTCTTTCTTATTATGGTGTTGGTGCTGGTGATCAGCCTGTTGATTATCGTGCCCTTGATTATTCAGCAGGCCAAGCAGTTCGGGGAATCCTTGCCAGCGATTTTTGAATGGGTCAAGAACGTGCTGGCGCCCAAGCTTGAAGAATGGGCGGGCTATGATCTGCAAGCCGAGATGGACAATATCCAGCAGGTACTGACCAAAAACTGGCGTGATGCCGGTGGCTATCTGGCTCAGGCGTTAGGGCAGATTGGGCGTTCCGGTATGGCGTTGGTGTCTTGGGTGACCTTTTTGGCCCTGGTGCCGGTCGTTACCTTTTATCTGTTGCTCGATTGGGATCACCTAATGCAACGTCTCGCTGACCTGGTACCAAGGCGCTGGCTTGCGGACACCCTGCGGCTGGCTGGGCGCTGTGACGAAGTGCTTTCGGCCTTCTTGCGCGGTCAGTTGCTGGTCATGCTGTGTCTTGGGGTTCTGTATGCGCTGGGGTTGAGCTTGCTCGGGCTGCGGTTTGGGCTCTTGATTGGTTTCGTGTCTGGCCTTGCCAGCATTGTGCCGTTTCTGGGCTTTATTGTTGGCCTGACCATCGCCTTGCTGGTGGCTGTGTTCCAGATGGGAACCATTTGGGCGATATTAGGCGTTATCGCGATCTTTGCCGCCGGGCAGATGATTGAAAGTGTCGTTCTGCAGCCGAAACTGCTGGGCGATAAGATAGGCCTTCACCCGGTTGCGGTTATTTTTGCCGTGCTGGTAGGCGGTGAACTCTTTGGTTTTACGGGGGTATTGCTGGCACTGCCCGCTGCAGCCGTCATCATGGTACTCTTGCGTGAAGCCCACGATCGCTATAAAAACAGCAGCCTATATGAGGAAGGCAGTACAGTGACACAAGATGCCAAAGTAAAGGGCCAGCTGGAAGAGCGAGGATCTCATGATGGAAGGGATTCATCATGA
- the hda gene encoding DnaA regulatory inactivator Hda, translating into MSRAPAQLPLGVGLRDDATFDNFYASQRNAALVSQLQGQLREDGEPYLFIWGGNGTGRSHLLQAACHAASDAGRRALYLPLADIGHFPPLILEDIERLDLVALDDLECVLGRKRWEEGLFHAFNRLRDGGKRIVIAAKGAPRQLDVGLADLASRLSWGMTFHLQPLDDEERLAALKLRAKVRGMQLPDDVGRYILHRGPRELGALCESLEQLDKASLSAQRRLTIPFIKQALGW; encoded by the coding sequence ATGAGCCGAGCACCGGCACAGTTACCGCTCGGGGTTGGGTTACGCGACGACGCGACCTTCGATAATTTCTATGCCAGCCAGCGTAATGCTGCCCTGGTTAGCCAGCTTCAGGGTCAGCTGAGGGAAGATGGCGAGCCGTATCTGTTTATCTGGGGTGGCAATGGCACAGGGCGCAGCCACTTGTTGCAGGCAGCCTGTCATGCCGCGTCAGATGCTGGCAGGCGCGCACTGTATCTGCCCCTGGCCGATATTGGCCATTTTCCGCCGTTGATTCTGGAAGATATTGAACGTCTGGATCTGGTGGCGCTGGATGATCTTGAATGCGTGCTGGGGCGAAAACGTTGGGAAGAGGGGCTTTTTCACGCGTTCAACCGGTTGCGCGACGGGGGTAAACGGATCGTGATTGCTGCCAAAGGAGCGCCGCGCCAGCTGGATGTGGGGCTTGCAGATCTTGCCTCGCGGCTTTCCTGGGGAATGACCTTCCATCTTCAGCCGCTGGACGATGAAGAGCGTCTGGCGGCCCTTAAATTGCGTGCCAAGGTGCGCGGCATGCAGCTGCCGGACGATGTCGGGCGTTATATTCTGCATCGCGGCCCGCGAGAGTTGGGTGCGCTGTGTGAGTCACTGGAGCAGCTTGATAAAGCTTCTTTGTCTGCCCAGCGCAGGCTGACAATTCCCTTTATCAAGCAGGCGCTCGGCTGGTAG
- a CDS encoding phasin family protein, producing the protein MRTINTNEMTQQFDNMFMAPARAFAALNVDFAEKMFNAQLDASKAYVDTSMAQVRSLMNVKDAEGLRSYMEDQQKVAKELAERVKGDADKVVALQQDFMQQSQKLTEENVKQAQETATKMSKTA; encoded by the coding sequence ATGCGCACTATCAACACTAACGAAATGACTCAGCAGTTTGACAACATGTTTATGGCTCCGGCTCGCGCCTTCGCCGCTCTGAACGTCGATTTCGCTGAAAAAATGTTCAACGCCCAGCTCGACGCCAGCAAAGCTTACGTCGACACCAGCATGGCACAGGTTCGCAGCCTGATGAACGTTAAAGATGCCGAAGGCCTGCGTTCTTACATGGAAGACCAGCAGAAAGTAGCCAAAGAACTGGCTGAGCGCGTTAAAGGCGATGCTGACAAGGTTGTTGCCCTGCAGCAGGATTTCATGCAGCAGAGCCAAAAGCTGACTGAAGAAAACGTCAAGCAAGCCCAGGAAACAGCCACCAAGATGAGCAAAACTGCTTAA
- a CDS encoding class II fumarate hydratase — MTMRTERDSMGALKVPEEALYGAQTQRAINNFQVSNSPMPCAFIHAVARIKLAAARTNGQLGLLDQPRAEAIEKAAQAVIDGQHDDHFPIDVFQTGSGTSTNMNVNEVLARLASREGVEVTPNDHVNMGQSSNDVIPTAIHLSAAIAVTQSLRPALVNLQAIIDRRAEELAQVVKTGRTHLMDAMPLRMDQELGAWSSQVGQAIERFDSAMQRLCRLAQGGTAVGTGINAPEGFAELMAKDLSQQTGLTLVPNDSFFASLASQDAAVELSGQLKGFACVVMKIANDLRWMNSGPLAGLGEIELEALQPGSSIMPGKVNPVIPESAAQAAAQVIGLDTAISVAGQSGNFQLNVMLPLVAYNLLTSITLMSNTARLLGERAIATFKVREDNLQGPLARNPILVTALNGVIGYNAAAAVAKKAYQAGRPIIDVAEEETDLDRATLERLLDPVVLTHGGVPE, encoded by the coding sequence ATGACGATGCGTACCGAGCGAGACAGCATGGGAGCGCTGAAAGTGCCGGAAGAGGCGCTTTACGGCGCGCAGACTCAGCGGGCCATCAATAATTTCCAGGTCTCGAATTCGCCCATGCCCTGCGCGTTTATTCACGCTGTGGCACGTATAAAGCTGGCGGCGGCGCGCACCAACGGCCAGTTGGGTCTGCTGGATCAACCTCGGGCCGAGGCGATTGAAAAGGCCGCCCAGGCGGTGATCGATGGCCAGCATGATGACCACTTTCCTATTGATGTTTTTCAGACCGGCTCCGGCACGTCAACCAATATGAACGTTAACGAAGTGCTGGCCCGGTTGGCCAGTCGTGAGGGAGTCGAAGTGACGCCCAACGACCATGTCAATATGGGGCAGTCAAGCAATGATGTGATTCCTACCGCGATCCACCTCTCAGCGGCGATTGCCGTCACGCAATCACTGCGGCCTGCTCTGGTGAACCTGCAGGCAATCATTGACCGTCGTGCAGAAGAACTTGCGCAGGTGGTGAAAACCGGGCGCACGCACCTGATGGACGCTATGCCGTTGCGCATGGATCAGGAGCTTGGCGCCTGGTCGAGCCAGGTAGGGCAGGCCATTGAGCGTTTTGATAGTGCCATGCAGCGTTTATGCCGGCTGGCCCAGGGCGGTACCGCAGTGGGCACGGGAATCAACGCCCCTGAAGGCTTTGCCGAATTGATGGCCAAGGATCTGAGTCAGCAGACAGGGCTTACGCTGGTGCCTAACGACAGCTTTTTTGCCAGTCTGGCCTCCCAGGATGCGGCGGTGGAACTTTCCGGGCAGCTGAAAGGTTTTGCCTGTGTGGTGATGAAAATTGCCAATGACCTGCGCTGGATGAATTCCGGCCCACTGGCAGGCCTTGGGGAAATTGAGCTGGAGGCACTGCAGCCCGGCAGCTCGATTATGCCAGGCAAGGTTAACCCGGTGATTCCCGAGTCTGCCGCTCAGGCGGCGGCTCAGGTGATCGGCCTGGATACGGCCATCAGCGTGGCCGGGCAAAGTGGCAATTTCCAGCTGAATGTGATGCTTCCACTGGTGGCCTACAACCTGTTGACCTCAATTACCCTGATGAGTAATACCGCCAGGCTATTGGGTGAGCGGGCAATTGCCACTTTCAAGGTGCGTGAAGATAACCTGCAAGGCCCTTTAGCGCGTAATCCGATTCTGGTGACCGCCTTGAATGGTGTCATTGGCTATAACGCAGCGGCAGCCGTTGCCAAGAAAGCCTACCAGGCCGGGCGGCCGATCATTGATGTGGCCGAAGAGGAAACCGACCTGGACCGAGCCACCCTTGAGCGCCTGCTGGATCCTGTTGTGCTGACTCATGGCGGGGTGCCTGAATAG
- a CDS encoding endonuclease/exonuclease/phosphatase family protein, whose translation MAGLLLGSISLLLLLATLVAYIRVHWWWIRAFEFPRLQFALLALSCALASLWLLEPGLWRTTSVTLSLASAILQFSHILPWTPLWPVQVKRSAQEAPEKRKVTLFIANVLTPNRQSQELVDMIIRHQPDIVLTLESNDWWQTQLDKALDKDWPYSVKIPLDNLYGMHLYSRLKLENTEVRWLIQDDIPSIHTQLVLASGDIVQFYAVHPRPPAPNESEKSLWRDAELLWIGKEIHEHGQASIVAGDLNDVAWSRTTRLFCRVGNMLDPRRGRGMFSTFHAHYPVLRWPLDHVFISEHFTLVKMQRLEKFGSDHFPILTTLCYCPSRQAENEEPDANGEEHLEAHQTIQQGKQEEQQT comes from the coding sequence TTGGCCGGACTTCTGCTGGGAAGCATATCGCTACTTCTGCTGCTGGCAACGCTGGTTGCCTACATTCGCGTTCACTGGTGGTGGATACGTGCCTTTGAGTTTCCCCGCCTGCAATTTGCTCTGCTTGCTCTGTCATGCGCCCTTGCCAGCCTATGGTTATTGGAGCCTGGGCTTTGGCGCACCACTTCAGTCACCTTGTCACTTGCCAGCGCCATTCTCCAATTCAGCCACATTCTGCCCTGGACGCCCTTATGGCCAGTGCAGGTGAAAAGATCCGCCCAAGAGGCACCTGAAAAACGCAAGGTGACGCTATTCATTGCCAATGTGTTAACGCCCAATCGTCAATCTCAGGAGCTGGTTGACATGATCATCCGGCATCAGCCCGACATTGTGCTGACGCTGGAATCCAACGACTGGTGGCAGACTCAGCTCGACAAGGCGCTGGATAAAGACTGGCCATACTCTGTCAAGATTCCGCTAGATAACCTTTACGGCATGCATCTTTATTCCAGGCTAAAGTTGGAAAATACTGAAGTCCGGTGGCTTATTCAGGACGATATACCGTCCATCCATACCCAGTTGGTACTAGCAAGCGGTGATATTGTGCAGTTTTATGCCGTCCACCCCAGGCCTCCCGCCCCCAACGAAAGCGAGAAATCGCTATGGCGGGACGCAGAGCTTTTATGGATTGGAAAAGAGATTCATGAACATGGACAAGCAAGCATCGTTGCCGGAGACCTCAACGATGTTGCCTGGTCGCGCACAACACGGCTGTTCTGTCGGGTTGGCAACATGCTCGACCCACGCCGTGGGCGCGGCATGTTCAGCACCTTCCATGCTCACTATCCTGTGCTGCGCTGGCCGCTTGACCATGTGTTTATCAGTGAGCATTTCACCCTCGTAAAAATGCAGCGTCTGGAGAAGTTCGGCTCTGATCACTTTCCGATTCTGACCACATTGTGTTACTGCCCTTCGCGCCAGGCTGAGAATGAAGAGCCTGACGCTAACGGTGAAGAACATCTGGAAGCCCACCAGACCATCCAGCAAGGCAAACAGGAAGAACAGCAGACCTGA
- a CDS encoding GAF domain-containing protein gives MPQIDYPLLNRQLEALLDTRDWLTNSAQVCAFVFHEVPSLNWVGFYLQRMPEMLSLGPFQGKPACHPIPFSKGVCGAAARQQSTQRVDDVHTIADHIACDADSRSELVIPVVIDGQLWGVFDLDSPIPARFSEEDQNGIERLIATFLRQTDLPIFFEH, from the coding sequence ATGCCTCAGATTGACTATCCCCTGCTCAACCGACAGCTGGAAGCTTTGCTGGATACCCGCGACTGGCTGACTAACAGCGCCCAGGTCTGCGCCTTTGTCTTTCATGAAGTGCCCAGCCTTAACTGGGTGGGCTTTTATCTGCAGCGAATGCCAGAGATGCTCAGCCTGGGGCCTTTTCAGGGTAAACCTGCCTGTCACCCGATTCCTTTCAGCAAAGGCGTTTGCGGGGCAGCAGCGCGTCAGCAGAGCACCCAGCGCGTTGATGATGTTCACACTATTGCCGACCATATTGCCTGTGATGCCGATTCACGCTCGGAACTCGTCATCCCTGTAGTAATTGATGGTCAGCTGTGGGGAGTATTCGACCTGGATAGCCCCATACCAGCGCGCTTCAGCGAGGAAGACCAGAACGGCATTGAGCGTTTGATTGCGACCTTTCTCCGCCAGACGGATCTGCCCATCTTTTTCGAGCACTAG
- a CDS encoding MetQ/NlpA family ABC transporter substrate-binding protein produces the protein MKTLAISSLTTLALSINIASADEHSIKVGTVAGPETDVMEVAVRIAEEEFGLDIEIIEFTDYVTPNAALADGSLDANAFQHEPYLQSMINDRGYDLAIAGRTFVYPIGAYSEKFTDIADLPDGAQIALPNDPSNEGRALILMHNEGLITLEDPTFLEATPLDIAENPRNFRFREIEAAQLPRVLPDVDMAFINNTFAQPAGLTLDDALIKEGPESPYVNLIAVRAGDEEREDIRQLVDAYQREEVIEKADELFKGAAVPGWIE, from the coding sequence ATGAAAACACTTGCAATCAGCAGTTTAACTACTCTGGCCCTATCCATTAATATTGCTTCCGCCGATGAGCACAGCATCAAGGTAGGCACCGTCGCTGGGCCTGAAACCGATGTTATGGAAGTGGCAGTGCGTATTGCCGAGGAAGAATTCGGTCTTGATATCGAGATCATCGAATTTACTGACTACGTAACCCCCAACGCAGCCTTGGCCGATGGCAGCCTGGATGCTAATGCTTTTCAGCACGAGCCCTACCTGCAGTCGATGATCAATGACCGCGGTTACGACCTGGCGATTGCTGGCCGCACCTTTGTCTACCCGATTGGCGCCTATTCCGAGAAGTTCACGGATATCGCCGATCTGCCTGACGGCGCCCAGATCGCCCTGCCCAATGACCCTTCCAATGAAGGCCGTGCCCTGATCCTGATGCACAATGAAGGCCTGATTACCCTGGAAGATCCCACTTTCCTTGAAGCCACACCGCTGGATATTGCCGAGAACCCGCGCAACTTCCGCTTCCGGGAAATCGAAGCTGCCCAGCTACCCCGGGTATTGCCTGATGTGGATATGGCGTTTATCAACAATACCTTTGCCCAGCCTGCCGGGCTGACGCTGGATGACGCCCTGATCAAGGAAGGCCCTGAGTCTCCCTACGTCAACCTGATCGCCGTGCGTGCCGGTGATGAAGAGCGTGAAGACATTCGCCAACTGGTGGATGCCTACCAGCGTGAAGAAGTCATCGAAAAAGCCGATGAGCTGTTCAAGGGTGCCGCCGTGCCTGGCTGGATTGAATAA
- a CDS encoding ABC transporter permease, with translation MSSAMIDLIFQATLDTLYMVAISGLIATLLGLPLGVMLYVTRPRQILARPVLNQVLGVITNIGRSIPFIILMVAITPFTRMLVGTSIGINAAAVPLTIAAIPFVARLVEGALNELSPGLVEAAQAMGATPWQIICKVLLPEARGGIITALTVTLVTLVSYSAMAGAVGGGGLGDLGIRYGYNRFMPEIMLVTVIILVVMVQGFQSLGDYLVRKSDRK, from the coding sequence ATGTCCAGCGCAATGATTGATCTTATTTTCCAGGCCACCCTGGACACCCTCTACATGGTGGCCATCTCAGGGCTGATAGCGACCCTGCTGGGTTTGCCGCTGGGCGTGATGCTATATGTTACCCGGCCGCGCCAGATCCTGGCCCGGCCGGTGCTTAACCAGGTATTAGGAGTCATCACCAATATTGGCCGCTCGATTCCGTTCATCATTCTGATGGTGGCGATTACCCCCTTCACGCGTATGCTGGTAGGCACCTCCATTGGCATCAATGCTGCCGCTGTACCGCTTACCATTGCCGCCATCCCGTTTGTTGCTCGCCTGGTAGAGGGAGCACTGAATGAACTGTCTCCTGGCCTGGTAGAAGCCGCTCAGGCCATGGGCGCAACGCCCTGGCAGATCATCTGTAAGGTGCTTTTGCCTGAAGCCCGGGGTGGCATTATCACAGCACTGACCGTCACCCTGGTAACGCTGGTCAGCTACTCAGCCATGGCGGGTGCTGTGGGCGGTGGCGGCCTGGGCGATCTGGGGATTCGCTACGGCTATAACCGTTTCATGCCGGAAATCATGCTGGTCACCGTCATTATACTGGTGGTTATGGTGCAGGGCTTCCAAAGCCTGGGCGACTACCTGGTACGTAAAAGCGATCGCAAATAA
- a CDS encoding methionine ABC transporter ATP-binding protein: MIELNNVSKTYTNGSQVVHALKNANLHIPKGAIHGVIGLSGAGKSTLIRCVNLLERPTEGSVMVDGQDITRLSAAQLNQARHRIGMIFQHFNLLTTRNVFDNVAFPLELTGQSKQAIKERVEPLLKLVGLADKASQFPAQLSGGQKQRVAIARALANEPAVLLCDEATSALDPQTTTSILELLRDINQTLGITILLITHEMEVVKSICHRVSLISAGELVEDAEVGDFFTAPRTQLGRDFLNDFLQLTPPKELVERLQPSPGEHTHPVVRLTFSGDAVSTPLISRLARECGVDVSILQAKVESIQERTLGLMIAELLGDAQQTHQAITYLESHQLNVEVLGHVQRND, from the coding sequence ATGATCGAGCTCAACAACGTCAGTAAAACCTACACCAATGGCAGCCAGGTCGTTCACGCTCTGAAAAACGCTAACCTGCATATCCCCAAGGGTGCCATTCACGGGGTCATTGGCCTGTCCGGCGCCGGTAAATCCACACTGATCCGCTGCGTCAACCTGCTGGAGCGCCCAACCGAGGGCAGCGTGATGGTTGATGGCCAGGATATCACTCGGCTTAGTGCTGCTCAGCTGAATCAGGCGCGTCATCGCATCGGCATGATCTTTCAACACTTCAACCTGCTAACGACACGCAATGTCTTCGATAATGTTGCCTTCCCTCTGGAGCTGACGGGGCAGTCCAAACAGGCCATCAAGGAACGCGTTGAACCCTTGCTGAAGCTAGTGGGCCTGGCTGACAAGGCCAGCCAGTTTCCCGCCCAACTGTCGGGCGGCCAAAAGCAGCGTGTGGCGATTGCCCGCGCTCTGGCCAATGAACCCGCTGTGCTGCTCTGTGATGAGGCCACCTCAGCGCTGGACCCCCAGACCACGACCTCGATTCTTGAGCTGCTGCGTGATATCAACCAGACGCTGGGCATCACCATCTTGCTGATCACCCACGAGATGGAAGTTGTCAAATCCATCTGCCACCGGGTCAGCCTGATTTCTGCAGGCGAGCTGGTGGAAGACGCTGAAGTCGGCGACTTCTTTACCGCCCCGCGCACCCAGCTAGGGCGAGACTTCCTCAATGATTTTCTTCAGCTTACCCCGCCCAAGGAGTTGGTTGAGCGCCTGCAGCCCTCCCCTGGCGAGCATACTCACCCGGTGGTGCGCCTGACGTTTTCCGGCGATGCGGTGTCTACGCCGCTGATTTCCCGCTTGGCCAGGGAGTGTGGTGTTGATGTCAGCATCCTGCAGGCCAAGGTGGAGTCAATCCAGGAGCGCACGCTCGGGTTGATGATAGCGGAACTGCTGGGCGATGCGCAGCAGACTCACCAGGCAATCACCTATCTTGAATCTCACCAACTTAACGTGGAGGTGCTTGGCCATGTCCAGCGCAATGATTGA
- a CDS encoding riboflavin synthase subunit alpha, protein MFTGIVQGTAEVVAVKELEQFRTHVIKMPAEMREGLTTGASVAHNGVCLTVTAIDDDRVSFDLMRETLRLTNLGAVSEGSRVNIERAARFGDEIGGHSMSGHVICMATLSAIEEAPNNRRLWFNLPAEIGRFVFEKGYIGVDGISLTVGEVRHDKESQSLAFCVNLIPETLARTSLGDRQLGDNVNIEIDPQTQVIVETVERMLSTRGLDIAG, encoded by the coding sequence ATGTTTACCGGTATCGTTCAGGGCACAGCTGAAGTTGTGGCCGTCAAAGAGCTGGAACAATTCAGGACACACGTTATAAAGATGCCGGCTGAAATGCGCGAAGGGCTGACCACCGGCGCTTCTGTTGCCCATAATGGTGTTTGCTTGACGGTCACCGCCATTGACGATGACCGTGTAAGCTTTGATCTGATGCGCGAAACCCTGCGCTTGACCAATCTTGGTGCAGTCAGTGAAGGGTCGCGTGTCAATATCGAGCGCGCTGCGCGCTTTGGGGATGAAATCGGCGGTCACTCTATGTCGGGCCATGTTATTTGCATGGCAACCCTGAGCGCGATTGAAGAAGCGCCCAATAATCGGCGCCTGTGGTTTAACCTGCCAGCAGAAATCGGCCGCTTTGTGTTTGAAAAAGGCTACATCGGCGTTGATGGCATCAGTTTGACAGTGGGAGAAGTGAGGCATGACAAGGAGAGCCAGTCGTTGGCGTTTTGCGTGAATCTGATTCCGGAAACGCTGGCACGTACAAGTCTGGGTGACCGCCAGTTGGGGGATAACGTCAATATCGAGATTGACCCGCAAACCCAGGTCATCGTTGAAACCGTTGAACGTATGTTGAGTACACGTGGCCTCGATATTGCAGGCTAA